DNA from Metabacillus flavus:
GGCGCTGAATATGAAGGAGAAAATCTGCAGGTAGGGAAAGAGCTTGTGGATAATCTAAGGGATAATCCAGAGTTTAAGTGGAAATTTGTTGATGAAAAAACAGCAGATCAAGGTCTTAAAGATCAAAAATACTATATGAAAATTGAAATTCCAGAGAATTTTTCAGCAAATGCAACAACCCTGCTGGATGATCAGCCGAAAGAGCTTGAAATGAAGTATGTTCCAAATGAAGGATTTAACTTCCTTTCTGCTCAAATTGGTAATACGGCAGTCGAACAAATTAAAGAAGAAGTGGCAAATGAAGTAACTAAAACGTACGCAGAAAGCATCTTTGGTAAAATTGGAGAGGTTGCAGACGGCTTGGGTGAAGCAAGTGATGGCGCAGCTGAAATCGATTCCGGAACTGGAAAGCTTAAAGATGGATCAGGAAAATTGAAGGAAAATCTGGCTAAGCTTGCAGAGAGCTCAGTTACCTTTAAGGAAGGTCTTCAATCAGCTTCTGACGGTACAACCCAGCTTTCTAAAGGAGCTGCAGATCTTGATAAGGGACTTGGCCAATTAAACCAAGGATATACAAAGGTTGAAGATGGCTCAAAGGCTCTTGCAGATGGGAATGCTAAGCTGGCAGCCGGTTCGAATGAACTGTACAGCAAAATGCAGGAACTAAACCAAGGTGTGCCTCAGCTTACGGATGGAACGAAAAAAGTAAGTGAAGGAGCCACTGCCCTTAACCAGGGATTGACACAATTTGATGCAGGCCAGCAGGATGCCAAAAAAGGTGCAGAGCAGCTTGCAGCCGGCATCGATCAGCTTCAGGCAAATATGAAGCAGCTGGAACCTGTACTTGCAGCTCTTCCGGAAGAAAAGCGTAACGAATTGACCGCTGCTCTTGAACAGCTCAACCAGGGCAGTGATAACCTATCAGCCGGAGTCGGCAAACTTGCTGAAAATTCAACGGTCATTGCCGGAAAATCAGGTGAGCTTGCTCAGGGAGCTACTGCTGTTTATGAAAACCAGCAAAAGGTTCAAAACGGCGTCAGCCAGCTAACCGAGGGCCAGAAAAAACTAAACACTGGTTTGAATGATGCTTCCAAAGGGGCTAATGAATTCAGCCAGGGCGTAGCGTTATTCGGCACGAAACTAGGTGAAGCAAAAGAAGGTTCCGCGCAATTGGCAAGTGGGAGCACGGAACTGAATTCCGGAATTTCCAAGCTTTCAGATGGATCTGGCCAACTTGAATCCGGAGCAGGCAAGCTTGCAAATGGAGCCGCTGATTTAGATAAAGGGGTCGGCGAACTTTCCGGCGGTACTTCCGAGCTCAGCTCTGCACTTGCAGATGCTGCAGATCAAACAAAAGAAACAAAAGGGTCTGACCCGCTTTATGACATGATGGCTAAGCCTGTTGATGTTAAAAATGAAAAAATTAATGAAGTGCCGAACTATGGTACAGGGTTTACGCCTTACTTCCTTTCACTGGGATTATTTGTAGGAGCATTGCTGATCTCTATCGTTTACCCTCTTAAACAGTCGGTGGGAGAACCTAAATCAGCGCTCTCATGGTTCTTTAGTAAATTTGGCGTATTGCTTGCCGTGGGAATAATTCAGTCCTTAGTGGCAGACGCGGTTCTGCTGATGGGCCTTCAAATTGAAGTCCAGAATGTCGGTTTGTTCATCCTGTTCAGTATTCTGACAAGCTTAACATTCCTTGCACTGATTCAATTCTTTGTAACTTCCCTCGGCGATCCGGGACGATTTGTAGCTATTGTTATTTTGATTTTGCAGCTGACAACCTCAGCAGGAACTTTCCCGCTTGAGCTTATACCGGAGCCTCTGCAAATCTTTAACTACTGGCTGCCGATGACGTACTCTGTTGCCGGATTTAAAGCCGTTATTTCAAGCGGCGACTACGGTTATCTGGGTACCCAATCCCTTGTCTTAGCCGGTATGATGCTGCTCATGATCATTGGGACCATCACGTATATGTTTTTCCAGGTTCGGAAAAACAAGCAAGAAGTTTCTGAAGAAGCACTTTAATAGAAAGCAAAACCCGGCTCCTTTATAGGACCGGGTTTTTGTATGTGTAAAATCATCCTCATCGCAACAGTGGATGAAGCAGAAATCAGCGGCAGCGGGGAAGAAGTCAGCAGAAAAAGTATTCTCTATGAATCTTTTATTGAAATTATGAAAGCATTTTCATATAATGGAAAATGTAAGCGCTTGCTTATGTTGGGGAGAGGTGGGAGAGAAATGGCAACGATCGAAGACGTGGCAAGAAGGGCAGGGCTTTCCCGGACAACTGTGTCAAGGGTAATTAATGAACACCCCTATGTATCAATTACGAAAAAAAAGAAGGTAATGGAAGCCATGGAGGAGCTTGGGTATGTTCCTAACTCGGCAGCGAGGAGTTTAAGAAACCAGCGGACAGGTGTTATTGCCGTTCTGATTCCACGGGTGATGAATCCTTTTTTCAGCCAGCTCATTGAGACACTGGAGCACGCAGCATCCGAAAGCTTCCACCAGCTCATTATATGTCAAACACAATATTCCGCTAAAAAGGAATTAACGTATTTAAATCTGCTGAAAACAAAGCAAGTGGATGGAGTCATCCTCACATCAGCCGAGAATGACTGGAGTGTTATTGAGGAATACCTCGATTACGGACCAATTGTTCTGTGCAATGAATTCGAAGAGAGAGCCAATGTTCCGATGGTTTTTATGGATCAAAAGGAAGCAGGCTACAAGGCAACGAAACACCTGATTGAAATGGGGCACCGGAAAATTGCCTACTGCTGTGGAAGGTACCGAAGCAACGTTGCGAGTGCCCGCGAGGAAGGCTTTAGTAAAGCGCTGGCAGAAGCAGGACTTGTTTTCGATGAACGAGATGCATTTCGTGAAGCAATAACTAGTGAAGATGGAATCGATATTTTCAATAGCATTCGAACAAGAGGCTCTAACAGGCCAACCGCTATCTTTACAGGCTCTGACGAGGTTGCAGCCGGCATCGTATCAGAAGCGGCCCGCAGCAATTGGAGCATCCCGCGCGACCTTGCCGTAACAGGCTTCGACAATCAGGTGATCACTGAACTGATGAATCCAAGAATTACGACTGTAGAACAGCCTGTTTGCGAGATGGCTCTGAAAACGATGGAAGTCATGATGGCTAGAATCAGATTGAGGCAATTCACAGGCAGGGAAATGCACAAGTTTTATATGAAGCTGATCATACGTGAATCAACGAAAATGCAGGCTGAACTGGCAAGGATTCCATATTAAATGGAGGAAGCCGGTTTGGCTCTTTTTATTAGGGCAGTGAGGGAATGAAACAAACAAAAAAAGAGCCTCGCCGGCTCTTTTTTCATTTACAGATCCTGTACATTCATACAATTGCTGCAGGTATTTCCATAGCATTCATGCTGCTCTTCAATTTCTTTTCCACATTCTGCACATTGTTTACCGGGCAAATTTCTGAAAAATTCAGTCAAATTAACTAACATGTTATCCCCTCCATGTTGTTTTGATATTTATATTGTATTATAACAGAAACAAAAGGTCAACTCCTGTTTTGTAACAAACTGCAAAAATAGCAAAAATGGGCAGATGGTCTTCTCAGAATAATTTATCGCACAGAACAGAAATGCTTTCAGCTTGCGGTTCCACGGATGTATTGGGTATATTGAAGGGTAGGAAATCATTTAGGAAGCAGGAGAGTGAACGATGAAATTAACCATAATCGGACACTGGGGCGGTTTTCCCGGCCCAGGAGAAGCCTCATCCGGGTATTTGCTGCAAAAGAACGGTTTCAATTTGCTGATCGATTGCGGAAGTGCTGTATTATCACAGCTGCAGTTTTATATGCCTTTGAAAGAGCTGGATGCTGTTCTGATTTCCCATTATCACCATGATCACGTTGCAGACATTGGCCCGCTTCAATACGGACGGCTTGTTGCCGGTTTTCTGGAAGAGGACATTCCCGTTTTGCCGATTTATGGACATAATGGAGATAAAGAGGGGTTCAGCAGGCTAACCTATAAACATACGACGCTTGGGAATGCTTATAATCCAGATGAAACACTTGAAATTGGACCCTTTCAAATAAGCTTCCTAAAAACAAATCATCCCGTGGAATGCTACGCGTTCCGGATTACAGATGGAGAGTCTGTCATTGTTTATACGGCAGATTCAAGCTTTAAAGAGGAATTTATTCCTTTCGCTGAAGGGGCTGACCTGCTGATTTCCGAGTGCAATTTCTATGCAGGGCAGGATGGAAAAAGCGCTGGACATATGAACAGCCTCGATGCTGCGGCTATTGCGAGAGATGCCGGTGTAAAACAGTGCATCCTGACCCATTTGCCGCATTTTGGGAATCATGAAGAGTTACTTGCAGAAGCAAAGACCCTTTACAAAGGTTCGCTGTCTTTAGCATCAAAAGGTTTAACATGGTACCGAGACGAAGGAGGAAAAGCGAATGGCCCAAATGCTGTTTATTGATAATAACCATATTACGGATCCAAGAATGAATCTGGCAATCGAGGAGTACTGCCTCAAAAATTTAGACCCCGAACAATCCTATCTGCTGTTTTACATAAATGAACCTTCCATCATCATTGGGAAAAATCAGAATACGATTGAAGAAATTAACACGAAATATGTGGAGGAACAGGGACTTCATGTAGTAAGAAGGCTCTCAGGCGGAGGCGCGGTATATCATGACCTTGGCAACCTGAACTTCAGCTTTATCACGAAGGATGATGGTGACAGCTTTCATAACTTCAAGAAATTCACCGAACCGGTGATTGAAGCGCTGAAGAAACTTGGTGTTAACGCAGAACTCAGCGGACGGAATGATATCCTCGCTGAAGGCAGGAAAATCTCAGGCAATGCCCAGTTCACAACGCGAGGAAGAATGTTCAGTCATGGAACGCTCCTGTTCGATTCTGAAATGGAGAATGTCGTGTCTGCCCTCGTCGTGAAAAAAGATAAGATTGAATCAAAAGGGATAAAATCGATACGCAGCCGCGTTGCAAACATCAGTGAGTTTTTGGAAAAGAAAATCACAATCGAAGAATTCAGATCGCTCTTGCTCAGCTATATTTTTGATACAAACGGGGAAGTCCCTCAATATGTCTTAACAGAAGATGATTGGGACAAGATCCGCAAACTTTCAGAAGAACGCTATCAAAATTGGGAGTGGAATTACGGAAAGTCTCCGAAGTTCAATCTTCAGCACTCCCATCGCTTCCCAGTCGGACAAATTGATGTCCGGATGGAAGTAAGCAAAGGAATCATCCATGAGTGCAAAATCTACGGGGATTTCTTCGGCGTAGGCGATGTTGCTGAAATTGAGGAGCTGTTGACGGGAGCCCGCTATGAAAAATCCGAGCTTGATAAGCTGATGAGACCAGTCAATGTCCAGCAGTATTTCGGAAATGTATCGAAGGAACAGTTTTTAGATTTGCTTTATTAAACGGGTGACTGGCGTAAAAGGGATTCCTTTTACGGCAGTTTTTTTGTGAGGAAAGGTGAGGTGGTGCCTGACCCGCGATTCTTCACCGCAATGGGGGACAGAGACAGAGGCTATTGAACCCTTGTGTATCAACAGATTGAAGAGAGCGGTGCCAGAGCTTTAGTACGGTGAAATTTTTGGGGACTGACACGGTGCCAGTCCCGTTCTTCTTCACCGCAGCGGGGGACAGAGACGCAGGCCGCTGAATCCTTACGTATCAACAGTTTGAAGTGGGTGGTGCCAGAGCTTTAGTACGGTAAAATATTTGGGGACTGGCACCACCACCGCCACTGTCATCAAATAATTCTTTCCTCTGCGTTCTAATCAATAATTTTCAGCAACTCGTCTTACCGTTTCCTGCTGTGACTTGTTAAGCTTCCGCCTTCCTTACTTAGATTCAAAATTCTCGAAGCGGGTATTGAAGAAAGTAAGCTTTCTCGATATAGAAAGGGATGAAATATCATGGCGAGAACTGGGGAAATCATGGCTGAGATCCTGGAAAAGTGGGAAATCGACCACCTTTACGGAATGCCGGGGGATTCCATTAATGAGTTTGTAGAAGAATTAAGAAAAGCGAAAAACGAATTGCGATTTTATCAGGTTAGGCATGAAGAGGTGGGGGCCCTTGCAGCGTCTGCCTATGCAAAGCTCACAGGAAAAATTGGAGTCTGTCTTTCTATTGCAGGGCCAGGAGCCATTCATTTGCTTAACGGACTATATGATGCAAAAGCCGACGGCGCTCCTGTATTGGTATTGGCAGGGCAGGTACATAGCACACAGGTAGGAACCGACGCCTTTCAGGAAGTCAATTTGGAGCGTATGTTTGATGATGTCGCCGTATATAACAAGCGTGCCGAATCCCACGAGCAGCTGCCGGATATGCTGAATCAGGCAATCCGAACAGCTTATGCTGAAAATGGGGTGGCTGTTTTAATTGTGCCGGACGATCTGTTTGCTGAAAAAGCGGAATGGGATCAGCCCTTAACTTCAGATATATTAGCAGATACAACCGGATTCCCTGATCAAAAAGACATGAAGCTTGCTGCAGAAATGATTGAGCGGGCCAAGCGTCCTGTTATTCTCGCAGGAAAAGGCGCGCTCGGGGCAAAAGAGGAATTGGCCTTATTTGCCGAAAAAATCGGCGCACCTGTCGCCGTTTCCCTTCCAGGGAAAGGCGCGATTCCTGATTTGCATCCGCATTGCCTTGGGCATATTGGCCAGCTTGGGACAAAGCAATCCTATCAGGCGATGCAGGAAACCGATTTGCTGATTATGATCGGAACGTCTTATCCTTACCGGGAGTTTTTGCCGGACAGGGCGGACGCGATTCAGATTGATCGTGAGACAAAGTTTATTGGCAAGCGGTATCCGGTTGCCTGCGGGCTAAATGGTGATTCCAAACGAGTCTTGGAGGCGCTGACGGCAACCGTTTCTTATAAAGAGGACCGGAAGTTTCTCGAAGAAAGTCAAAAGAGGATGAAAAGCTGGAGGAAGGAAATCGAAAAAGATAAATCAGAAAAAACCGATCAGCTCATGCCCCCGCAGGTCATGGCAGAAGTTCAGCAGGTTCTTGATGACGACGCGATTCTGTCCGTTGACGTCGGAAATGTTACAGTCTGGGCGGCGCGGTATCTTGACCTCGATCGTCAAAAAATGGTCATTTCAAGCTGGCTTGCAACCATGGGCTGCGGTCTTCCGGGTGCAATAGCTGCCAAGATTGCCGAACCGGATAAGCAGGTTTGGGCGTTCTGCGGAGATGGCGGTTTTTCAATGGTCATGCATGATTTTGTAACAGCCGTCCGCTACAAACTGCCCATCGTCATCGTTATTTTCAATAACCAGAAGCTCGGTATGATTCATTACGAGCAGCAGGAAATGGGCCACATTGAATATGGAACCGAGCTCGGCAGCATAGATTTCGCAAAGTTCGCGGAGGCATGCGGCGGAATCGGGGCCCGCATCCAAAACCGCGAGGAAATGAGGCTGGCTCTCAAGCAGGCGCTCAAAGCTGATAAACCTGTGATTCTGGATGTTCAAGTTGAAGAAGAACCGCCTCTTCCGGGAAATATATCATACGGTCAAGCTATTCATTACACTGAATATATGGTGAAGAAATTCTTTTCCGATAAAAGTGTGACGATTCCTCCCATTGGTAAAAGCATCAAGAGGTTGTTTTAAAGAAAAGCCTGCGGGTTTTTCTTTTTTGTTTTATGAGATTTTCGCAAACTATGTGCTTTGAATAGATAGGCTAAACAATTTTGTCAAATAATCAATTTTAAAGAATCTTTTATACAAGAAGGATTATTTTTGAAAAATTCCGCCTTTTTCCATGTTAAAATGGAATTATCAAGAAATCGGGAGGCGGAAAATGACATTTTTAACATGGATAGGTATGTTATTGCTTGCTGTGCTGATCTTTATGGTTATCAGGCTTCATGAATCGGTTAGAAGAAAAATTGCCATTGGAGCCGCTGGAATTCTTGCTGTTTTTTTCCTCATGCTCGACCAGCCGGCGACAAGCAGACAAGCCTCTGTGATAGAGGAAACGCCGGTAAAGACAGATCCCTCTTCTGACGAAGAAATTCAGAAGCTAAAGCAGCAGCTGGAGGAGGCTGAGAGCAAGAAAAAGGAAAATGAACAAGTCGCTGAAACGCTGAAGCAGCAGCTGGCTGATGCAGAAGCGAAAAAAACGGAGGACATTCAGGCAGCCGTTAAAGCAGCGGAAGAGAAAATGGCTAAAGCTCATCAGGAAGAGATGAAGCAGGTTCTGGATCATGCCTTCAAGCAGTCAAATGAAAAAGCAGAGCCTGTCCAAGCCTATGATGACAGTACCGGTGATCCTGAAACACCGTCGGATAAGCCTTCCGAATTCGATCCTTTTGGGCCTGATTTGGATTGCGGAGACTTTCCGTCACAGGCGGATGCACAGTCTGTTTATGAGACTGCCGGAGGGCCGGGGAAGGATCCGCATGATTTGGACCGCGATAATGATGGAATGGCTTGTGATGTCAACTAAGCTCTCCATTTTTAGGAATATAGTCGGTTTTATCCCTTGTTCAATTCGTTTTCTTTTAATATAATATATTTAGAATTTTTTTAAAATATAATGAATGACTATTCATTCATTGTTAGGGGTTGGGAGAATGAATGTAAGTTCACGGTTATCTGAAACAGCTGGGCAATATGGGGAAAAGCCAGCTTATTATTTTGAAGGGCAAGCTGTTTCTTACAGTCAGCTTGATGGGATGGTCAGCCAGTTTGCAGCCAGTCTGCAATCGATGGGTATTGAAAAAGGAGATCATGTAGCGTTATTGCTTGGAAATTCTCCATATTTTGTTATTGGTATGTATGGGGCATTAAGAGCAGGTGCAACCGTTATTCCGGTGAATCCGATTTATACGCCGGCTGAGATTGGGTATATCCTGAGCAATGGAGATGTTAAAGGGGTCATTGCACTGGATTTGCTGCTGCCGATGTTTGAGCAAATGGATGCGCAGCTCCCTGTACTTGAGCATATTATTGTTTGTGAAACTCCTCCATCAGAGAATAAGCAATTTAATCTGGAGAACGCATCGATTCGGCCAAAAATGAAATCGTTTACAAGTATGCTGTCAGCTAGCAGTACGGGTTATAGCCATCCAGAGCTTGAGCCAGAGGATCTTGCAGTTATTTTATATACATCGGGTACAACTGGGAAACCGAAGGGCGCGATGCTAACTCATAAAAATATTTACAGCAACGCATCAGATGTTGCCGCGTATTTAAAAATGAATGACCAAGACAAAGTCGTTGCAACTCTGCCGATGTTTCATGTCTTTTGCCTGACAGTGTCCTTAAATGCTCCGCTAATGAACGGTGCTTCGCTCATTATTGTGCCGCGGTTCAGCCCTAAAGAGGTCTTCAGGCTGATCAAGGAGTATAAGGCAACCGTGTTTGCGGGAGTGCCGACCATGTATAACTTTATGCTCCAATATGAAAATGGACTTCAGGAAGATGTTGAGTCATTAAGGCTGTGCATTTCCGGAGGAGCCTCCATGCCCGTTGCGCTCCTGAAGGGCTTCGAACAAAAATTCAAAGTCGTTATTTCAGAGGGATACGGATTATCTGAGGCATCACCGGTAACGTGCTTTAATCCTCTGGACCGTCCGCGAAAAGCCGGTTCAATCGGAATGAATATCCTAAACGTTGAGAACAAAGTGGTGAACGAACTTGGCGAGGAACTCCCTCCGAATCAAGTGGGAGAACTGATTGTGAAAGGGCCCAATATTATGAAGGGCTATTATAAAATGCCCGAGGAAACCGCCCACACCATTCGTGACGGGTGGCTCTATACGGGTGACCTTGCCAGAATGGATGAGGAAGGCTACTTCTACATCGTCGACCGCAAAAAGGACATGATTATTGTCGGCGGGTATAATGTATATCCGCGCGAGGTAGAAGAGGTGTATTACAACCATCCTGAAATTACAGAGGCTGCGGTGCTTGGAATACCGGACCCAGAGCAGGGGGAAGCGGTTCTGTGCTACATAGTGACGACCAATCCGGATTTAACAGGAGAGGCCCTGATCGAGTATGGAAAGGGCCAGCTTGCCAAATACAAAGTTCCGTCCGTCATCGAATTTTTGGATGAACTGCCTAAAAATACAACCGGAAAAATCCTCCGCCGTGCACTCAAGGAGCAAGTGGCAGAGCGATCGCGATTATGAGTCTGATTGATTTTTCAAAGGTAAATGGTATAGCCCATATCACCATTAATCGTCCGGACGTACTGAACTGTTTCAGCTACCAGACGCTGCTTGATCTGGAACAGGCAGTGGAAGAAATCCGGATTGACCGGGAAATTCGAACAGTCATTATCAGAGGCGCCGGAGAAAAAGCGTTTAGTGCAGGAGCGGATCTGAAGGAAAGAAAGACACTCACAGATGAACAGGTGAAACGGAATCTGTTTAAAATGGGCGAAGTGCTGACTAAAATAGAACAGCTTCCTCAGCCTGTCATTGCGGCTATTAACGGCTTTGCATTCGGCGGAGGACTGGAGCTTGCATTAGCCTGCGATTTCCGGATTATGTCTGATCATACGCAAATTGGCCTTACCGAAACAGGACTTGGAATTATACCAGGAGCTGGCGGAACACAGCGCCTGCCGAGATTGATCGGTACGTCCAAAGCACTCGAACTAATTGTAAAAGCGAAAAAATTGAATGCAGCGGATGCGCTTGCTTACGGTTTAATTAATGAAGCCGTTCCATCTGAGCAGCTGATGGATACGTGCATGGATTGGTCCGCAGCTATCGCCCAAAACGCGCCTATTGCGGTGCAGCAGGCTAAGTTCGCTGTGAAAAATGGAATGAATACTGATTTGCAGACAGGCATGCAGATTGAACGGAAGGCATACGAAGTAACAATTCCAACGGAGGACCGGTTAGAAGCGCTTCAGGCATTCAGCGAGAAACGCAAACCGGAGTTTAAAGGAAAATAATGAAGGAACGGCTGGCTTAAAAAGGGGTAACGGTGCCTCTTTTTGGGGCAGCTTTTTTGTGCGGGGGCGGTGTGCAGTACATAGACCTTAGGGTTTCGCCGCTCAATCGGTGTGAGGTGCCAGACCCGTCATGCTTCACCGCATCAGGGGACAGAGGCACCATCCGATAAACCCTTGTGGCTCAATGGCTTTCGGAGGAGGTGCCGGAGCTTTAGTTCTGTAAAAACTTTGGGGACTGGCACGGTGCCAGTCCCCTAATCCTTCACCGCAGCGGGGGACAGAGGCATCAGCCGATAAACCCTTATAGCCCAACGGTTTTCAAAGGAAGTACCAGAGCTTTAGTACGGTAAAATACTGGGGGACTGGCACCACTTCTTTGAGCTCCGACTTCCATCCTCTTTTCATTCCTCATTTCCCCCAAGCCTCATCTGCAATAGATGCAACATCAGGATCAGAATGAAAGTTGTAGTCTTTTATACGGCTGGTATCAAAAAACAGGGTCTCCTTTTTTCCTTCAAAAAGCTTGATTGAATAAGCATATCCGGCCCCTTTTTCCTGGTTTTTATCCGTTATGAATTTTACGTTTTTCAGTTTGGCAAGGAAATCTTTTACCTTTGATTTGTCCTTGATGTCCTTTGTTGTGCCATCTCCTTTTGTAAGGTAAACCGCGGTCACCTTATTCAAATCCTTCCCGTAAATTTCAGAAAATGTTTCGGTCTGAGGCTTACAGCCGGCTGCAATGCCTGCAAACAGAATCGCCGATATAAGAATTTTTCTCATGAATCTCCCCCCCTAATAATCAAACTTGTTCGAAAAATCAAACAAATGTATACTATATAAAACATTGTGAAGGAGCAGAGATGATCGATATTCAAAAGCAGATTTCGATGAATCTAAAACGGATCCGTAAGATGAGGGGCTTGAGTCTGGACAGGGTTTCTGCCCTTTCCGGGGTGAGCAAAGGGATGCTCTCCCAAATTGAAAATGGGGATTCGAGCCCGACCGTGTCCACTCTTTGGAAAATTGCCAATTGTCTGGAAGTCTCCTTTTCTTCTTTAGTCGAAGAAAAAGAGAGTGAGGTTTCAGTTGTTAGGGGGATAGAAGCGGCGGCGATCAAAGGAAATGAAGATTTGTATCAAGTATTCTCCTATTTTCCTTACGAGGAATCCCGCCGTTTTGAAATTTACCGTATGGAGCTGCTGCCAGGCTGCCGTCAGGTATCAGAACCGCACCATGGAGGAGCAGAGGAATATTTGTATTCGGCAGAAGGCAGTATTTCGGTTACAATTGGAAGCCGGGTAATCACCCTGGATAAAGGGGATGCGTTGAGATTCAGGGCTCACGAGAATCATATTTATGAAAATATTACCAATTACAAGGCGGTTTGTCATCTGCTAATTTATTATCCATGATAGGAGGGGATCGTATGCAGCCAGCTGCTGCATATGAAAGAAAATCATCGTTCGGAGAGGGTATGCAAGCGGGCATTTCGATTGCGGTCGGATATATGCCGGTTGCCCTGACGTTTGGGTTAATTGCCAAATCAACCGGCTTAAGTCTTGGTGAAGCGGTGATGATGAGCTTGTTTGTTTTTGCAGGAGCCGCTCAGTACATATCATTAAATCTGATTGCAGCGGGTACGGGTGCTTTTGAGATTGTTTTTACGACATTTATTATGAACATCCGCCATTTCCTTATGGCTGCATCTCTAAATGAGCGGGCGGAGGACGCACCTTCGTGGAAAAAAGCTTTATACGCATTCGGGATAACGGATGAGAC
Protein-coding regions in this window:
- a CDS encoding helix-turn-helix domain-containing protein, with the protein product MIDIQKQISMNLKRIRKMRGLSLDRVSALSGVSKGMLSQIENGDSSPTVSTLWKIANCLEVSFSSLVEEKESEVSVVRGIEAAAIKGNEDLYQVFSYFPYEESRRFEIYRMELLPGCRQVSEPHHGGAEEYLYSAEGSISVTIGSRVITLDKGDALRFRAHENHIYENITNYKAVCHLLIYYP
- a CDS encoding enoyl-CoA hydratase-related protein, with amino-acid sequence MSLIDFSKVNGIAHITINRPDVLNCFSYQTLLDLEQAVEEIRIDREIRTVIIRGAGEKAFSAGADLKERKTLTDEQVKRNLFKMGEVLTKIEQLPQPVIAAINGFAFGGGLELALACDFRIMSDHTQIGLTETGLGIIPGAGGTQRLPRLIGTSKALELIVKAKKLNAADALAYGLINEAVPSEQLMDTCMDWSAAIAQNAPIAVQQAKFAVKNGMNTDLQTGMQIERKAYEVTIPTEDRLEALQAFSEKRKPEFKGK